A genomic segment from Pistricoccus aurantiacus encodes:
- a CDS encoding HAD family hydrolase — protein MSLAIFDLDNTLLGTDSDHAWGEFLLEQGAVDPVNYRETNERFYRQYQQGSLDIHAYLAFALQPLANNTPEQLAAWHQQFMAGKIEPHILIKGEELLARHRAKGDHLLIITATNRFIAGPIAERLGVDDLIAVEPEVIDGRYTTRISGTPSYREGKIERLEQWLEHQDITLDGAWFYSDSHNDLPLLERVDNPVAVDPDEILRREAENRGWRIITLRD, from the coding sequence TTGAGCCTGGCCATCTTCGATCTCGATAATACCTTGCTGGGTACCGACAGCGATCACGCCTGGGGAGAATTCCTGCTGGAACAAGGCGCCGTGGACCCGGTGAACTATCGAGAAACCAATGAACGCTTCTATCGCCAATATCAGCAGGGCTCCCTGGATATCCACGCCTACCTGGCCTTCGCCTTGCAGCCGCTGGCGAACAACACCCCGGAGCAGCTGGCCGCCTGGCATCAGCAGTTCATGGCGGGCAAGATCGAGCCGCATATTCTGATCAAGGGCGAGGAACTGCTGGCACGCCATCGCGCCAAGGGCGATCATCTTTTGATCATCACCGCCACCAACCGCTTCATCGCCGGGCCGATCGCCGAACGTCTCGGGGTGGACGACTTGATCGCCGTGGAACCGGAAGTGATCGACGGGCGCTATACCACCCGAATCAGCGGCACACCCAGCTATCGAGAAGGCAAGATCGAGCGGCTGGAGCAGTGGCTGGAACATCAGGACATCACCCTCGACGGCGCCTGGTTCTACAGCGATTCCCACAACGACCTGCCGCTGCTGGAACGGGTGGACAACCCGGTGGCGGTGGACCCGGACGAAATATTGCGTCGGGAAGCCGAAAATCGCGGCTGGCGGATCATCACGCTGCGGGACTGA
- a CDS encoding type II toxin-antitoxin system RelE/ParE family toxin: MIKKIKHKGLKRLYEKGQRQGVQPNHVEDLEDILAALDAASNPRQMNLPGNDFHELTGNRKGYYSVHVNGNWVVTFTFDGEDADQVDYEDYH, encoded by the coding sequence ATGATCAAAAAAATAAAGCATAAAGGCTTGAAGCGTCTTTATGAGAAGGGACAGCGTCAAGGTGTGCAACCCAACCACGTTGAAGATTTGGAAGACATTCTGGCAGCGCTGGATGCGGCATCAAATCCTCGGCAAATGAACCTGCCGGGTAACGACTTTCACGAGTTGACAGGCAATCGCAAGGGCTACTATTCGGTGCATGTCAATGGCAACTGGGTTGTGACTTTCACGTTCGATGGAGAAGACGCAGATCAAGTCGATTACGAAGATTATCATTGA
- a CDS encoding NRDE family protein yields the protein MCLIAFDYRPRAATPLRLIANRDEQHARPAAALDFWGDVPDILGGRDLQAGGSWLAVHRSGRLAAVTNVRDPRIEVAPDAPSRGELVHDALECADLETWLEELAASEARRYAGFNLLAGRLDANGLALWHLHRGYREIALGRITPGLHGISNASLDTAWPKLLKACQGLETSLVGNAWPDAALETMRDDRIIEDATRLPDTGVGLALERRLSPPFILGDVYGTRATTWVSWHANGEIEIGERRFAPEGVFLGETRQCMQTR from the coding sequence ATGTGTCTTATCGCTTTCGATTATCGGCCTCGTGCCGCCACGCCTTTGCGCCTGATCGCCAATCGAGACGAGCAGCATGCTCGGCCCGCGGCGGCGCTGGATTTCTGGGGGGACGTCCCGGACATTCTCGGGGGCCGCGATCTGCAGGCCGGCGGCAGCTGGCTGGCGGTGCATCGAAGCGGTCGCCTGGCGGCGGTGACCAACGTACGCGATCCGCGTATCGAGGTGGCGCCAGACGCGCCCAGCCGAGGCGAGCTGGTACACGACGCGCTTGAATGCGCGGACCTCGAGACATGGCTGGAAGAACTGGCGGCGAGCGAGGCGCGGCGCTACGCGGGTTTCAATCTGTTGGCAGGACGGCTGGACGCGAACGGCCTCGCCCTCTGGCATCTGCACCGAGGATATCGAGAAATCGCGTTGGGCCGGATCACCCCGGGGCTGCACGGGATTTCCAACGCGAGCCTGGATACCGCCTGGCCCAAGCTGCTCAAGGCCTGTCAGGGGCTGGAAACCAGCCTTGTCGGAAACGCCTGGCCAGATGCTGCGCTGGAAACGATGCGGGACGATCGCATCATCGAAGACGCCACGCGGCTGCCGGATACCGGCGTCGGCCTTGCCCTGGAGCGCCGGCTCTCACCCCCGTTCATTCTCGGTGACGTCTACGGTACCCGAGCCACTACCTGGGTTTCCTGGCACGCGAACGGCGAGATCGAGATCGGCGAGCGGCGTTTCGCTCCGGAAGGCGTTTTCCTGGGCGAAACCCGACAATGCATGCAAACCCGCTGA
- a CDS encoding RNA-guided endonuclease InsQ/TnpB family protein has translation MKQTKTLKVRVKDKHAAELNRMARGVNFVWNYLNELSSRAMREKGLFLSAYDMHPYTQGAGKALGLHSQTLQCVAAEYVTRRKQFKKTRLQWRKSRGVRRSLGWVPVNTGAAKWKNGQVFHNGSHFTVWDSYGLSKYKFRAGSFSEDSRGRWYFNVAVEVDVQPSAGQGAVGIDLGLKDVATCSDGGKLENSRFYRRMEDKLATAQRAGNKRRVKAIHAKIKNRRKDAQHKFSRKLVSQYGEIVVGDVSSTKLAKTKMAKSVYDAGWSQLKTMLAYKCAHAGIVFKVVRETNTTRACSSCGSLSGPQGVNGLRVRDWECGECGVLHDRDVNAARNILSLGAGRCPQEVGIPVL, from the coding sequence ATGAAACAGACCAAGACCCTCAAGGTTCGAGTGAAGGACAAGCACGCCGCCGAGCTTAACCGCATGGCTCGCGGCGTGAATTTTGTCTGGAACTACCTCAACGAACTGTCTTCCCGAGCCATGCGGGAGAAAGGGCTGTTTCTGTCTGCCTACGACATGCACCCCTATACCCAGGGGGCCGGCAAGGCCCTCGGCCTGCACAGCCAGACCTTGCAGTGTGTTGCCGCCGAATACGTCACCCGTCGCAAGCAGTTCAAGAAGACTCGCCTACAGTGGCGCAAGTCCCGGGGCGTGCGTCGCTCTCTCGGCTGGGTGCCGGTCAATACCGGCGCGGCCAAGTGGAAGAACGGGCAGGTATTCCACAACGGCAGCCATTTCACGGTTTGGGATAGCTACGGCCTGTCGAAATACAAGTTCCGTGCTGGCAGTTTCAGCGAAGACAGCCGAGGCCGCTGGTACTTCAACGTGGCTGTCGAGGTCGATGTACAGCCATCCGCGGGACAGGGCGCCGTTGGCATCGACCTGGGCCTGAAGGACGTGGCCACTTGCAGCGACGGCGGAAAGCTGGAAAACAGCCGCTTCTACCGTCGCATGGAAGACAAGTTGGCGACAGCCCAACGTGCTGGCAACAAGCGCCGGGTCAAGGCGATCCACGCCAAGATCAAGAACCGGCGCAAGGACGCGCAGCACAAGTTTTCCCGGAAGCTCGTCAGCCAGTACGGCGAAATCGTCGTGGGCGATGTTTCCTCAACCAAACTTGCGAAGACCAAGATGGCCAAAAGCGTCTACGACGCCGGCTGGTCGCAATTGAAAACGATGCTGGCATATAAATGCGCTCACGCAGGCATCGTCTTCAAGGTCGTTCGCGAAACCAACACCACCCGCGCTTGTTCGTCGTGCGGCTCGCTTAGTGGGCCGCAGGGCGTCAACGGGTTGCGAGTAAGAGACTGGGAGTGCGGGGAGTGTGGTGTACTCCACGACCGGGACGTGAATGCGGCCCGGAATATCCTCAGTCTCGGGGCAGGACGTTGCCCTCAAGAAGTTGGAATCCCCGTCCTTTAG
- a CDS encoding RNA pyrophosphohydrolase, with protein sequence MIDADGFRPNVGIIIANRQGQLLWARRVGQNAWQFPQGGIKANETPHQALYRELEEEIGLTAADVEMLACTRGWLRYRLPRRMIRTHSRPVCIGQKQKWFLLKIRCQDSRVCVDTTAKPEFDGWRWVSYWYPLGQVVSFKREVYRRALRELAPRAQRLALGDGD encoded by the coding sequence GTGATCGACGCTGACGGCTTTCGCCCTAACGTTGGCATTATCATAGCCAACCGGCAAGGGCAGCTGCTTTGGGCGCGTCGGGTAGGGCAGAACGCATGGCAATTCCCCCAGGGAGGCATCAAGGCAAACGAGACGCCCCATCAAGCTCTGTATCGAGAGCTGGAAGAGGAAATCGGCTTGACCGCCGCTGATGTGGAAATGCTTGCCTGTACTCGCGGTTGGCTACGTTACCGCCTGCCCCGACGCATGATTAGAACGCATTCAAGGCCGGTATGTATCGGCCAGAAGCAAAAATGGTTCCTGCTGAAGATTCGTTGTCAGGATAGCCGGGTATGTGTGGATACCACGGCCAAGCCGGAGTTCGATGGCTGGCGCTGGGTGAGCTACTGGTATCCGCTGGGGCAGGTGGTGTCCTTCAAGCGGGAAGTCTATCGCCGCGCGCTGCGCGAGTTGGCCCCGCGGGCGCAGCGCCTGGCCCTGGGGGACGGTGACTGA
- a CDS encoding sulfite exporter TauE/SafE family protein, with the protein MTLLTTLAGYLLLGAIAGTMAGIFGVGGGLIIVPALVFAFGIQGVAPEVTMHLAIGTSLATIVITSASSAWGHFQRGSVRRDWFLAMLPGLMLGAILGVFIAGSLSGGVLGTLFGVFVIAVALKMATGMAPKPGSVEPSRPVMGVAGGVIGAVSALFGIGGGTLSVPWFSRCGAPMPQAVGTSSSCGLPIALFGALTFIITGWGEPLLPPWSTGFVLWPAFLGIVLASVPFARLGVHLAHVLSARVLRLAFAALLLIVGLRFLL; encoded by the coding sequence ATAACCCTGTTGACCACCTTGGCGGGTTACCTGCTGTTGGGAGCGATCGCCGGCACCATGGCGGGGATTTTCGGCGTGGGGGGCGGTTTGATCATCGTGCCGGCTCTGGTGTTCGCCTTCGGGATACAGGGGGTCGCGCCGGAAGTGACGATGCATCTGGCCATCGGCACCTCCCTGGCGACCATCGTGATCACCAGCGCCTCTTCCGCCTGGGGCCATTTTCAGCGCGGCAGCGTGCGCCGGGACTGGTTCCTGGCCATGCTGCCGGGGCTGATGCTTGGGGCCATTCTCGGGGTGTTCATCGCCGGCAGCCTGTCCGGCGGCGTGCTGGGGACGCTTTTCGGCGTTTTCGTCATCGCGGTGGCTCTCAAGATGGCCACGGGAATGGCGCCCAAACCCGGCAGCGTGGAGCCTTCGCGTCCTGTGATGGGCGTGGCCGGGGGCGTGATCGGCGCGGTATCCGCGCTGTTCGGCATCGGCGGCGGCACCTTGAGCGTGCCCTGGTTTTCCCGCTGCGGCGCGCCGATGCCCCAGGCGGTGGGCACCTCGTCATCCTGCGGGCTGCCCATCGCGCTGTTCGGCGCTCTGACCTTCATCATCACCGGCTGGGGTGAGCCGCTGTTGCCGCCCTGGTCCACGGGTTTCGTTTTATGGCCGGCCTTTCTGGGTATCGTGCTGGCCAGCGTGCCTTTCGCCAGGCTTGGCGTGCATCTGGCCCACGTGCTGTCGGCCCGGGTGCTGCGCCTGGCATTCGCCGCGCTGCTGCTGATCGTCGGGCTGCGGTTCCTTTTGTGA
- the lgt gene encoding prolipoprotein diacylglyceryl transferase, protein MLTYPNIDPVAIALGPIKVHWYGLMYVISFIVAWWLGRRRAWRVGLSNDDIGDLIFYVALGVVLGGRAGYALFYGTEQLLANPLWLFMIWDGGMSFHGGLIGVLIAVWLFARRRRLGFFQLTDFIAPMVPVGLGAGRIGNFINHELPGRVTELPWGMVFPQLGGPPRHPSSLYEALLEGLVLFIILWWVSSRPRRRGLVSGLFLLLYGVFRFGVEFVRLPDPQLGFIAFDWLTMGMLLTLPMMIAGIALIVWSRRQSVDYPPASEPQPA, encoded by the coding sequence ATGTTGACCTACCCGAATATCGATCCCGTCGCTATCGCTCTTGGACCCATCAAGGTCCACTGGTACGGGCTGATGTACGTGATCAGCTTTATCGTTGCCTGGTGGCTGGGGCGTCGGCGCGCCTGGCGCGTCGGGCTGAGCAATGACGATATCGGCGACCTGATCTTCTATGTCGCCCTGGGGGTGGTGCTGGGGGGTCGCGCCGGCTACGCCCTGTTCTACGGCACCGAACAGCTGCTGGCCAATCCGCTCTGGCTCTTCATGATCTGGGATGGCGGCATGAGCTTTCACGGCGGCCTGATCGGCGTACTGATCGCCGTTTGGCTATTCGCCCGCCGCCGTCGTCTGGGCTTCTTCCAGCTGACGGATTTCATCGCCCCCATGGTGCCGGTCGGCCTGGGCGCCGGGCGCATCGGCAACTTCATCAATCACGAGCTGCCGGGCCGGGTGACCGAGCTGCCCTGGGGCATGGTGTTCCCGCAGCTTGGCGGACCGCCGCGCCATCCGTCATCGCTTTACGAGGCGCTACTGGAAGGCCTGGTGCTGTTCATCATCCTGTGGTGGGTCTCCAGCCGGCCGCGCCGTCGCGGTCTGGTTTCCGGCCTGTTTCTGCTGCTTTACGGCGTGTTTCGCTTCGGCGTGGAGTTCGTCCGCCTGCCGGACCCGCAGCTGGGTTTCATCGCCTTCGACTGGCTGACCATGGGTATGTTGCTGACATTGCCGATGATGATCGCCGGAATTGCGCTGATTGTCTGGTCTCGTCGCCAGTCGGTGGATTATCCTCCTGCCAGTGAGCCGCAGCCGGCCTGA
- a CDS encoding thymidylate synthase, producing the protein MTSAPAISDPADGEKRRPALEQPYLDLMRQVLDHGVVKHDRTGVGTRSLFGHQMRFDLSRGFPLVTTKKLHLRSIIHELLWFLGGDTNIAYLQENGVSIWDEWADEQGELGPVYGYQWRSWPDPRGGHVDQIARVVEQIHDNPDSRRLLVSAWNPAQVEEMALPPCHCLFQFYVAEGRLSCQLYQRSADIFLGVPFNIASYALLTCMVAQVCDLAPGEFVHTLGDAHLYLNHLEQAQRQLSRSPLGEPQLRLNPDVRDLFAFRFEDIAIEGYESHPAIKAEVAV; encoded by the coding sequence ATGACTTCCGCCCCCGCTATTTCCGATCCCGCCGATGGCGAGAAGCGCAGGCCGGCCCTGGAGCAGCCCTATCTGGATCTGATGCGTCAGGTGCTGGATCACGGTGTGGTCAAGCACGATCGCACCGGGGTCGGCACCCGCAGCCTGTTCGGCCATCAGATGCGCTTCGATCTGTCCCGGGGCTTCCCGCTGGTGACCACCAAGAAGCTGCACCTGCGCTCGATCATCCACGAGCTTCTGTGGTTTCTGGGCGGCGACACCAATATCGCCTATCTTCAGGAAAACGGCGTCAGCATCTGGGACGAGTGGGCGGACGAGCAGGGAGAGCTGGGGCCCGTCTACGGCTATCAATGGCGCAGCTGGCCGGACCCCCGGGGCGGCCATGTCGATCAGATCGCTCGGGTGGTGGAGCAGATTCACGACAACCCGGACTCCCGCCGTCTGCTGGTTTCCGCCTGGAACCCGGCCCAGGTGGAAGAGATGGCGCTGCCGCCCTGTCACTGCCTGTTTCAGTTCTACGTCGCCGAAGGGCGGCTTTCCTGTCAGCTCTATCAGCGCAGCGCGGATATCTTTCTCGGCGTGCCCTTCAATATCGCAAGCTATGCGCTGCTGACCTGCATGGTGGCCCAGGTCTGCGATCTGGCGCCGGGGGAGTTCGTTCACACTCTGGGGGACGCCCATCTCTATCTCAATCATCTGGAACAGGCGCAGCGGCAGCTTTCCCGCTCGCCGCTCGGCGAGCCGCAGCTGAGATTGAATCCGGACGTTCGCGATCTGTTCGCCTTTCGCTTCGAGGATATCGCCATCGAAGGCTACGAATCGCATCCGGCGATCAAGGCGGAGGTGGCGGTATGA
- the ptsP gene encoding phosphoenolpyruvate--protein phosphotransferase, with amino-acid sequence MLDVLRRIVQEVNGARTLEAALSTMVRRTRKAMQTDVCSFYLYDTELERLVLMETIGLKPQAVGRVSLRLGDGLVGWVAEREEPLNLEDATAHPSFRYFPETGEERYSSFLGVPIIHQRHMLGVLVVQQQDNRRYDEGDEAFLVTMAAQLGGVLAHALATGALNCPTDPSGQAVFRGVAASPGRVIGTAVVISPPADLDGVPDLVPTDIADEVRRLRNAIRQVSDELQATAARLIGRISSQELALFDVYQQILSDASLGQEVEKRIEEGQWAPGALADVVRRHVQYLERVDDDYLRERAADIRDLGRRVLAHLQEDNPQTPESFPEQSILVGDEISAAILGEVPRHKLAGLVALRGSSNSHVAILARAMGIPTVLGMVDLPLPRLNEAPVILDGHRGRLIVRPSADMQRHYQSLIAEEQAVNRLLENEQDLPCVTPDGHALPLLVNTGLATELMAALKTRIAGVGLYRTEVPFMTTERFPGEQEQTTLYREQLAGFAPLPVVMRTLDIGGDKDLPYFPIDETNPFLGWRGIRVTLDHPEVLMVQLRAMLRASQGLGNLRILLPMITSIDEVDTTLRLIERAQRELNEDGITVERPRIGVMLEVPATLYQLPALAERVDFFSVGSNDLTQYLLAVDRNNPRVAGLYDACHPAVLTALARASREAAALEMPIAVCGELAGDPAGALLLMGMGFDALSMNTPNLPRVRAAIRRVSLANARALVDEVLQLTTCSEVWQHLEARLAEWQLAHLLPPKD; translated from the coding sequence ATGCTCGACGTGCTACGCCGTATCGTCCAGGAAGTCAACGGGGCTCGCACCCTGGAAGCGGCCCTGTCGACCATGGTGCGGCGTACCCGCAAGGCCATGCAGACCGACGTCTGTTCCTTCTATTTATACGATACGGAGCTGGAGCGCCTGGTGCTGATGGAAACCATCGGCCTCAAGCCTCAGGCGGTGGGACGGGTGTCCCTGCGATTGGGCGACGGACTGGTGGGATGGGTCGCCGAGCGCGAGGAACCCTTGAACCTGGAGGACGCCACCGCCCATCCCAGTTTTCGCTATTTCCCGGAAACCGGCGAGGAACGCTATTCGAGCTTTCTCGGCGTGCCCATCATTCATCAGCGCCACATGCTCGGCGTGCTGGTGGTGCAGCAGCAGGACAACCGTCGCTACGACGAAGGCGACGAAGCGTTCCTGGTGACCATGGCCGCGCAGCTCGGTGGGGTGCTGGCGCATGCCCTGGCCACCGGCGCCTTGAATTGCCCTACGGATCCTTCCGGCCAGGCGGTGTTTCGCGGCGTGGCGGCGTCGCCGGGCCGGGTGATCGGCACAGCGGTGGTTATCTCGCCGCCGGCGGACCTGGACGGCGTACCGGATCTGGTGCCGACGGATATCGCCGACGAAGTCCGGCGTCTGAGAAACGCCATTCGCCAGGTCAGCGATGAGCTCCAGGCCACCGCTGCACGGCTGATCGGGCGTATCAGTTCCCAGGAGCTGGCGCTGTTCGACGTCTATCAGCAGATACTCAGCGACGCCTCGCTGGGCCAGGAAGTGGAAAAACGCATTGAGGAAGGCCAGTGGGCCCCCGGCGCGCTGGCGGACGTGGTACGCCGTCACGTGCAGTATCTGGAGCGGGTCGACGACGACTACCTGCGGGAGCGGGCGGCGGATATCCGCGATCTGGGGAGGCGGGTACTGGCACATCTTCAGGAAGACAATCCGCAGACGCCGGAATCCTTCCCGGAGCAGTCGATTCTGGTGGGAGACGAGATCAGTGCGGCGATCCTGGGGGAAGTGCCGCGACACAAGCTGGCGGGTCTGGTGGCCTTGCGTGGCTCGAGCAATTCCCACGTGGCGATTCTGGCCCGGGCCATGGGGATCCCCACGGTGCTGGGCATGGTGGATCTGCCGCTGCCCCGGCTCAACGAAGCCCCGGTGATTCTGGACGGCCATCGCGGCCGGCTGATCGTCAGGCCCAGCGCCGACATGCAGCGCCACTATCAAAGTCTGATCGCCGAGGAGCAGGCAGTGAATCGGCTGCTGGAAAACGAGCAGGATCTGCCTTGCGTGACCCCGGACGGCCATGCGTTGCCGCTGCTGGTCAATACCGGCCTGGCCACGGAGCTGATGGCTGCGCTCAAGACGCGCATCGCCGGGGTCGGTCTCTATCGCACCGAAGTGCCTTTCATGACCACCGAGCGCTTTCCCGGCGAGCAGGAGCAGACCACCCTGTATCGTGAGCAGCTGGCGGGATTCGCGCCGCTGCCGGTGGTCATGCGTACCCTGGATATCGGCGGCGACAAGGACCTGCCGTATTTCCCCATCGACGAGACCAACCCTTTCCTGGGCTGGCGGGGCATTCGCGTCACTCTCGATCATCCGGAGGTGCTGATGGTGCAGCTGCGGGCCATGCTGCGCGCCTCCCAGGGGCTGGGTAACCTGCGCATTCTGCTGCCGATGATCACCAGCATCGACGAGGTGGATACGACCCTGCGTTTGATCGAGCGCGCTCAGCGGGAGCTGAACGAAGACGGTATTACCGTCGAGAGGCCCAGAATTGGCGTCATGCTCGAGGTGCCGGCGACGCTCTATCAGCTGCCGGCGCTGGCGGAACGGGTGGATTTCTTCTCCGTGGGCAGCAACGACCTGACCCAGTATCTGCTGGCGGTGGATCGCAACAACCCTCGGGTCGCCGGGCTTTACGACGCCTGTCATCCGGCGGTGCTGACGGCCTTGGCCCGAGCCTCCAGGGAGGCGGCGGCGCTCGAGATGCCCATCGCGGTTTGCGGCGAGCTGGCCGGCGATCCCGCCGGCGCCTTGCTGTTGATGGGAATGGGCTTCGATGCGCTTTCCATGAACACGCCGAATCTGCCTCGAGTGCGTGCCGCCATTCGGCGAGTCTCTCTGGCCAATGCTCGGGCGCTGGTGGATGAAGTGCTGCAACTGACGACCTGCTCGGAGGTCTGGCAACATCTGGAAGCGCGCCTTGCCGAGTGGCAGCTGGCGCATCTGCTTCCCCCCAAGGACTAG
- a CDS encoding dihydrofolate reductase yields the protein MSQLRTPVAMIAARSRNGVIGVDNQMPWHLPEDLRFFKRKTQGKPLVMGRKTFDSIGRPLPGRLNIVVTRSETFHPSGVEVCHDLEDALALADQRALESGAEEIMVIGGAQIYTQALSLAQRLYLTEIALELDGDACFPAVDAAAWQEVERVPGTPVDGQPDYAFVTYRRRT from the coding sequence ATGAGCCAGCTACGCACGCCGGTGGCGATGATCGCCGCGCGCTCCCGCAACGGCGTGATCGGCGTCGACAATCAAATGCCCTGGCATCTGCCGGAAGACCTCAGGTTTTTCAAGCGCAAGACCCAGGGCAAGCCTCTGGTGATGGGGCGAAAGACCTTCGATTCCATCGGCAGGCCGCTTCCCGGTCGCCTGAATATCGTGGTGACCCGCAGCGAAACCTTTCATCCGTCCGGTGTCGAGGTATGTCACGATCTGGAAGACGCCCTGGCCCTGGCGGACCAAAGGGCGCTGGAGAGCGGAGCGGAAGAAATCATGGTGATAGGCGGCGCGCAAATCTACACTCAGGCGCTGAGCCTGGCGCAGCGGCTATATTTGACGGAAATCGCCCTGGAACTCGACGGCGACGCCTGCTTCCCCGCCGTGGATGCCGCCGCCTGGCAAGAAGTGGAGCGCGTGCCCGGCACCCCGGTCGACGGCCAGCCGGATTACGCCTTCGTGACCTACCGGCGCCGTACCTGA
- a CDS encoding HigA family addiction module antitoxin encodes MAMRNPPHPGRILRRRIVPALGLSVTEFSKKLGMSRNAVSRILHEHAGISSDFAVRLEHGGIGEARHWLVMQANYDLCRAQSREQNHIPKFAAADHA; translated from the coding sequence ATGGCGATGAGAAACCCGCCGCATCCGGGTCGTATACTGCGCCGCCGTATCGTGCCGGCGCTGGGGCTTTCCGTTACGGAATTTTCCAAGAAGCTTGGTATGTCGCGTAATGCGGTTTCTCGCATTCTGCATGAACATGCCGGCATATCCTCGGACTTCGCCGTTCGGCTCGAGCATGGCGGTATCGGCGAAGCGCGACACTGGCTGGTCATGCAGGCCAACTACGATCTTTGTCGAGCGCAAAGCCGAGAGCAAAACCATATTCCCAAATTCGCCGCTGCCGATCACGCTTGA
- the tnpA gene encoding IS200/IS605 family transposase — MNTKQSIRTGRHCVFKLHAHLVFVTKYRGKVFTGAHLKSLELLFDRVCRDFEAELKEFNGETDHVHLLVNFPPKVAVSKLVNSLKGVSSRRMKLLHPELVQLAYRKNSLWSPSYFGGSVGGAPLSMVKQYIEQQSRPD, encoded by the coding sequence ATGAACACGAAACAATCTATCAGAACAGGCAGACACTGCGTTTTTAAACTCCATGCCCACTTGGTCTTTGTCACCAAGTATCGGGGCAAGGTGTTCACCGGCGCGCATCTCAAATCCCTCGAATTGCTTTTCGACCGAGTGTGTCGAGACTTCGAGGCAGAGCTAAAGGAGTTCAACGGTGAAACCGACCACGTCCACCTGCTCGTCAACTTTCCGCCCAAGGTGGCGGTATCCAAGCTGGTGAATAGCTTGAAGGGAGTATCCAGCCGACGGATGAAGTTGCTACACCCTGAACTGGTGCAGCTCGCCTACCGGAAGAACTCGCTGTGGAGCCCAAGCTACTTTGGGGGAAGTGTCGGAGGCGCACCCTTGAGCATGGTCAAACAATACATTGAGCAGCAATCGAGGCCGGACTAG